One genomic segment of Scomber japonicus isolate fScoJap1 chromosome 23, fScoJap1.pri, whole genome shotgun sequence includes these proteins:
- the LOC128385111 gene encoding HMG box-containing protein 1-like, whose protein sequence is MVWEVITPAVLSIKSKHHESESQREHTGMMMDTDGEQTNDPLHCEERLPSSPDFPTSDSYMEYDDLPDLQEVQEEAVPTAPPVYQVEVGVSHQERHTQGSQPPDTRWLTQLAHIATGPQSPLLQDCPHSSSSSVCISSASSDLHSYARPPPPPLSNSTLSPPRGRGRERRRSRTSSECGSAVSTRSSLSDDEDMGWSFSCPPTAWHCFLKGTRLRFHSGSNVEWQDAEDLDSGEEDSGDEEKTRFLKSYGSEGLQLLEHSENVLSGQAVLQLTFDPGAFGHAIMTAQCQLAHPFYVKHKGWSSFYPSLTVVRYGIPCYEMEVGDMCLPPGHRDAKHTDDSLVFDTFRSYDFTPLDSSAVYVLSSMARRRRASQSSGGAASPDRDASQDAHSSGHSHSPHQKPTKSQNAVAPAGGNNATPNKCKRPMNAFMLFAKKFRVEYTQMYPGKDNRAISVLLGERWKKMRNEERRAFTVQAKALADEQKRLNPDCWKRKRTSSGCQGN, encoded by the exons ATGGTGTGGGAGGTGATAACCCCAGCTGTGCTGTCCATTAAATCCAAACATCACGAGTCTGAGTCTCAGCGTGAACACACAG GAATGATGATGGATACAGATGGAGAACAAACAAATGACCCCCTCCACTGTGAGGAAcgcctcccctcctcccctgaCTTCCCCACCAGTGACAGTTACATGGAATACG ACGACCTCCCGGACCTGCAGGAGGTTCAAGAGGAGGCAGTGCCGACAGCGCCACCTGTCTACCAAGTGGAGGTGGGCGTGTCGCACCAAGAGAGACACACGCAGGGCTCACAGCCTCCCGACACACGCTGGCTGACACAGCTGGCTCACATCGCCACCGGACCTCAGAGCCCACTGCTGCAAGATTGTCCTCACAGCAG ctcCTCTTCAGTGTGCATCTCGAGCGCCAGCAGTGATCTACACTCCTACGCccggcctcctcctcctcctctctccaacaGCACCTTGTCGCCCCCCAGAGGCCGTGGCAGGGAGCGCAGACGCAGCAGA ACGAGCAGCGAATGTGGCTCTGCCGTGTCAACCAGATCCTCTCTGTCTGATGACGAAGACATGGGATGGAGCTTCTCCTGTCCACCCACCGCCTGGCACTGTTTTCTCaaag GCACTCGTCTGCGTTTCCACAGCGGCTCTAATGTAGAGTGGCAGGACGCTGAGGACCTGGACTCTGGTGAGGAAGACTCTGGTGATGAGGAGAAGACCAGATTCCTGAAG AGTTACGGCTCAGAGGGTTTGCAGCTGTTGGAGCATTCAGAGAATGTGTTGTCTGGTCAGGCTGTCCTacagctgacctttgaccccgggGCATTCGGACATGCCATCATGACTGCACAGTGCCAGCTTGCTCATCCCTTCTATGTCAAACACAAAG ggtgGTCTTCATTCTACCCGAGCTTGACCGTGGTGCGTTATGGGATACCGTGCTATGAAATGGAAGTAGGAGACATGTGCCTGCCTCCGGGACACAGAGATGCCAAACACACCGACGACTCCCTGGTGTTTGACACATTCAGGAG TTATGACTTCACTCCTCTGGACTCCTCTGCGGTGTACGTGTTGAGCAGCATGGCCAGACGGCGACGTGCTTCCCAGTCCAGCGGAGGAGCAGCTTCTCCAGATAGAGACGCATCACAAG ATGCTCACAGTTCCGGCCACTCCCACTCCCCTCATCAAAAGCCAACCAAAAGCCAGAATGCCGTCGCGCCTGCAGGAGGAAATAACGCCACGCCTAACAAGTGCAAGCGGCCAATGAACGCCTTCATGCTGTTCGCCAAGAAGTTCAGGGTGGAATACACACAGATGTACCCAGGCAAGGACAACAG agcGATCAGCGTCCTCCTCGGCGAGCGGTGGAAGAAGATGCGAAACGAGGAACGGCGGGCGTTCACCGTACAGGCCAAAGCTCTCGCTGATGAACAGAAAAGACTCAACCCAGACTGCTGGAAACGCAAACGAACCAGCTCT GGTTGTCAGGGAAATTAA